The following are encoded in a window of Pseudomonas multiresinivorans genomic DNA:
- the pcaF gene encoding 3-oxoadipyl-CoA thiolase, whose amino-acid sequence MSREVFICDALRTPIGRFGGALSGVRADDLAAVPVKALVERNPQVDWAALDEVYLGCANQAGEDNRNVARMALLLAGLPESVPGVTLNRLCASGLDAVGTAFRAVASGEAELVIAGGVESMSRAPYVMGKADSAFGRGQKIEDTTIGWRFINPLMKAQYGVDAMPQTADNVADDYSINRADQDAFSLRSQQRAGIAQANGYFAEEIVPVVIKGRKGETVVDTDEHPRPDTTLEALAKLKPVNGEGKTVTAGNASGVNDGAVALILASAEAVKKHGLTPRAKVLGMASAGVAPRVMGIGPVPAVRKLLERLNLSMDQFDVIELNEAFAAQGLAVTRDLGVADDDARVNPNGGAIALGHPLGASGARLVLTAVHQLQKTGGKLGLCTMCVGVGQGVALVVERV is encoded by the coding sequence ATGAGCCGCGAGGTCTTCATCTGCGACGCCTTGCGCACGCCCATCGGCCGCTTCGGCGGCGCGCTCTCCGGTGTGCGCGCCGACGATCTCGCCGCCGTGCCGGTGAAGGCGCTGGTGGAGCGCAACCCGCAGGTCGACTGGGCCGCGCTGGACGAGGTGTACCTCGGCTGCGCCAACCAGGCCGGCGAGGACAACCGCAACGTGGCGCGCATGGCGTTGCTGCTGGCCGGCCTGCCGGAGAGCGTGCCGGGCGTGACCCTCAACCGTCTCTGCGCCTCGGGCCTGGACGCGGTGGGCACAGCCTTCCGCGCCGTCGCCAGTGGTGAGGCCGAGCTGGTTATCGCCGGTGGCGTGGAGTCCATGTCCCGCGCGCCCTATGTGATGGGCAAGGCTGACAGCGCTTTCGGTCGTGGCCAGAAGATCGAAGACACCACCATCGGCTGGCGCTTCATCAACCCGCTGATGAAGGCACAGTACGGCGTGGATGCCATGCCGCAGACCGCCGACAACGTGGCCGACGACTACAGCATCAACCGCGCCGACCAGGACGCTTTCTCCCTGCGCAGCCAGCAGCGTGCCGGCATCGCCCAGGCCAACGGCTACTTCGCCGAGGAAATCGTCCCGGTGGTGATCAAGGGCCGCAAGGGCGAGACCGTGGTCGACACCGACGAACACCCGCGCCCGGACACCACCCTGGAAGCACTGGCCAAGCTCAAGCCGGTCAACGGCGAAGGCAAGACCGTCACCGCCGGCAACGCCTCGGGCGTCAATGACGGCGCCGTGGCGCTGATCCTCGCCAGCGCCGAAGCGGTGAAGAAACACGGACTGACGCCTCGTGCGAAAGTACTCGGCATGGCCAGCGCCGGCGTCGCGCCGCGCGTGATGGGCATCGGCCCGGTGCCGGCGGTGCGCAAGCTGCTGGAGCGCCTGAACCTGTCGATGGATCAGTTCGATGTCATCGAGCTGAATGAAGCCTTTGCTGCACAGGGGTTGGCAGTCACTCGTGATCTCGGCGTCGCTGATGACGATGCACGGGTGAACCCCAACGGCGGCGCCATCGCCCTCGGCCATCCGCTGGGGGCCAGCGGTGCGCGTCTGGTGCTGACAGCGGTGCATCAGCTGCAGAAGACTGGCGGCAAGCTGGGCTTGTGCACCATGTGCGTGGGCGTAGGGCAGGGCGTGGCGCTGGTGGTTGAGCGCGTTTAG
- a CDS encoding CoA transferase subunit A, with amino-acid sequence MAELLTLREAIERFVNDGDTVALEGFTHLIPTAASHELIRQGKKDLHLVRMTPDLVYDLLIGAGCVRKLTFSWGGNPGVGSLHRLRDAVEKGWPRELEIDEHSHADLANSYVAGASGLPFAVLRAYAGSDLPKVNPNIKFINCPFTGEQLAAVPSVRPDVTVIHAQKADRKGNVLLWGILGVQKEAVLAAKRCIVTVEEIVDDLNAPMNSCVLPTWALSAVCHVPGGSHPSYAHGYSERDNHFYQAWDPIARDRDTFNAWIDTYIRGTKDFAEFQTKLAEAN; translated from the coding sequence ATGGCTGAACTCCTGACTCTCCGCGAAGCGATCGAGCGCTTCGTCAACGACGGCGACACCGTCGCGCTCGAAGGCTTCACCCACCTGATCCCGACTGCTGCCTCCCACGAGCTGATCCGCCAGGGCAAGAAAGACCTGCACCTGGTGCGCATGACGCCCGACCTGGTCTACGACCTGCTGATCGGCGCCGGCTGCGTGCGCAAGCTGACCTTCTCCTGGGGCGGCAACCCTGGCGTCGGTTCGCTGCATCGCCTGCGTGATGCGGTAGAGAAGGGCTGGCCGCGCGAGCTGGAGATCGACGAGCACAGCCACGCCGACCTGGCCAACTCCTACGTCGCTGGCGCCTCGGGCCTGCCGTTCGCCGTGCTGCGCGCTTACGCCGGTTCCGACCTGCCGAAGGTCAACCCGAACATCAAGTTCATCAACTGCCCGTTCACCGGCGAGCAACTGGCTGCCGTGCCTTCGGTTCGCCCTGACGTCACCGTGATCCACGCGCAGAAGGCCGACCGCAAGGGCAACGTGCTGCTGTGGGGCATCCTCGGCGTGCAGAAGGAAGCCGTCCTGGCCGCCAAGCGCTGCATCGTCACCGTCGAGGAAATCGTCGACGACCTGAACGCGCCGATGAACTCATGCGTGCTGCCGACCTGGGCGCTGTCTGCCGTCTGCCACGTGCCCGGCGGCTCGCACCCGTCCTATGCCCACGGCTACTCCGAGCGCGACAACCATTTCTACCAGGCCTGGGATCCGATCGCCCGTGACCGCGACACCTTCAACGCCTGGATCGATACCTACATCCGCGGCACCAAGGATTTTGCCGAGTTCCAGACCAAGCTCGCGGAGGCCAACTGA
- a CDS encoding CoA-transferase subunit beta, translating into MSAYSTNEMMTVAAARRLKNGAVCFVGIGLPSKAANLARLTASPDVVLIYESGPIGAKPSVLPLSIGDGELAETADTVVPTGEIFRYWLQGGRIDVGFLGAAQVDRFGNINTTVIGDYNKPKVRLPGAGGAPEIAGSAKEVLIILKQSHRTFVDKLAFVTSVGFGEGGDHRKQLGLPGKGPVAIITDLCIMEPEAGSNEFIVTSLHPGVTREQVVEATGWAIRFAEKVSETVAPNDVELTALRALEARTAAAHGQLGGEE; encoded by the coding sequence ATGAGCGCCTACAGCACCAATGAAATGATGACCGTGGCCGCCGCCCGCCGATTGAAGAACGGCGCCGTCTGCTTCGTCGGTATCGGCCTGCCGTCCAAGGCGGCCAACCTCGCGCGCCTGACTGCATCCCCTGATGTGGTCCTGATCTATGAATCCGGCCCCATCGGTGCCAAGCCCAGCGTGCTGCCGCTGTCCATCGGTGACGGCGAGCTGGCCGAGACCGCCGACACCGTGGTGCCCACCGGCGAAATCTTCCGTTACTGGCTGCAGGGCGGGCGCATCGACGTCGGCTTCCTCGGCGCGGCCCAGGTCGACCGCTTCGGCAACATCAACACCACCGTCATCGGCGACTACAACAAGCCGAAGGTGCGTCTGCCGGGCGCCGGCGGCGCGCCGGAGATCGCCGGCTCCGCCAAGGAAGTGCTGATCATCCTCAAGCAGTCCCACCGCACCTTCGTCGACAAGCTGGCTTTCGTCACTTCGGTCGGCTTCGGTGAGGGCGGCGACCACCGCAAACAGCTCGGCCTGCCGGGCAAAGGCCCGGTGGCGATCATCACCGACCTCTGCATCATGGAACCGGAAGCCGGCAGCAATGAATTCATCGTCACCTCGTTGCATCCGGGCGTGACCCGCGAGCAGGTCGTGGAGGCAACCGGCTGGGCGATCCGCTTCGCCGAGAAGGTGTCAGAAACTGTCGCGCCGAACGATGTCGAACTGACCGCCCTGCGTGCCCTGGAAGCTCGCACTGCCGCCGCCCACGGTCAGCTGGGAGGTGAGGAATGA
- the pcaD gene encoding 3-oxoadipate enol-lactonase, translating to MPAVRLADGDLNYQLNGPAGAPVLVLSNSLGTDLHMWDAQVAAFTEHFRVLRYDTRGHGASLVTTGPYSIEQNGRDVLALLDALGIPRAHFCGLSMGGLIGQWLGIHAPERVERLVLCNTAAKIGTPEVWNPRIDTVLSGGAEAMRNLRDASISRWFTADFAEAEPGKVEAIVGMLAQTSPEGYAANCAAVRDADFRGEIGAISAPTLVVCGAADPVTTTEDGRFLQARIPGAELVEFRAAHLSNVQAGDAFSQRVLSFLRA from the coding sequence ATGCCTGCCGTACGTCTCGCCGATGGCGACCTGAACTACCAACTGAACGGCCCGGCCGGTGCGCCGGTGCTGGTACTGTCCAACTCCCTGGGCACCGACCTGCACATGTGGGACGCGCAGGTCGCGGCCTTCACCGAACACTTCCGCGTGCTGCGCTATGACACCCGTGGTCACGGCGCTTCGCTGGTCACGACCGGCCCCTACAGCATCGAGCAGAATGGCCGCGACGTGCTGGCGCTGCTGGACGCGCTGGGCATCCCGCGTGCGCACTTCTGCGGCCTGTCCATGGGCGGCCTGATCGGCCAGTGGCTGGGCATCCATGCGCCGGAGCGCGTCGAGCGGCTGGTGCTGTGCAACACCGCCGCCAAGATCGGTACGCCCGAGGTGTGGAATCCGCGCATCGACACCGTGCTCAGCGGTGGAGCCGAGGCGATGCGCAACCTGCGCGATGCCTCCATCTCGCGCTGGTTCACTGCCGATTTCGCCGAGGCCGAGCCGGGCAAGGTCGAGGCCATCGTCGGCATGCTGGCGCAGACCTCGCCGGAAGGCTACGCGGCCAACTGCGCCGCCGTACGCGACGCTGATTTCCGTGGCGAGATCGGTGCGATCAGCGCGCCGACCCTGGTGGTCTGTGGCGCCGCCGACCCGGTGACCACCACCGAGGACGGCCGCTTCCTGCAGGCGCGCATTCCCGGCGCCGAGCTGGTGGAGTTCCGCGCCGCGCACCTGTCCAATGTGCAGGCCGGCGATGCCTTCAGCCAGCGCGTGCTTTCCTTCCTGCGCGCGTAA
- a CDS encoding 3-carboxy-cis,cis-muconate cycloisomerase produces MRAIFSDHGRVQGMLDFEAALARAEARVGMIPVSAVAPIAAACRAELYDFDALAQAICSAGNSAIPLVKALGKRIAAEDAEAERYVHLGATSQDAMDSGLVLQLRAAIELLESDLAQLADALAVQAQAHAGTPMVGRTWLQHATPVTLGMKIAGWLGAITRHRQRLNELKPRLLCLQFGGASGSLAALGEHGFAVAEALAEELNLQLPEQPWHTQRDRLVEFASLLGLIAGSLGKLGRDLSLLMQTEAGEVFEPSAPGKGGSSTMPHKRNPVGAAVLIGAATRAPGLVSTLFSAMPQEHERSLGLWHAEWESLPELCCLVSGALQQALLLVPGLEVDAERMLANLDLTRGLVLAEAVSIALARRIGRDASHHLVEQCCKQAVKEGAHLRTVLGANAEVVAQLNAEELDRLLDPVHYLGQARRWVERALAEHQELSLR; encoded by the coding sequence ATGCGCGCGATCTTCAGCGACCACGGCCGGGTGCAGGGCATGCTCGACTTCGAGGCCGCTTTGGCCCGTGCCGAGGCCCGCGTGGGCATGATCCCGGTGAGCGCGGTGGCGCCCATCGCTGCTGCCTGCCGCGCCGAACTCTATGATTTTGATGCTCTGGCCCAGGCCATCTGCAGCGCCGGCAACTCCGCCATCCCGTTGGTGAAGGCGCTGGGCAAACGCATCGCCGCCGAGGACGCCGAGGCCGAGCGCTACGTGCATCTTGGCGCCACCAGCCAGGACGCCATGGACTCCGGGCTGGTACTGCAACTGCGTGCCGCCATCGAACTGCTGGAAAGCGACCTTGCCCAGCTGGCCGACGCGCTCGCCGTTCAAGCACAAGCCCACGCCGGTACGCCCATGGTGGGCCGCACCTGGCTGCAGCACGCCACGCCGGTCACCCTCGGCATGAAGATCGCTGGCTGGCTGGGTGCGATCACCCGTCATCGCCAGCGCCTGAACGAGCTCAAACCGCGCCTGCTGTGCCTACAGTTCGGCGGCGCTTCCGGCAGCCTTGCCGCCCTTGGCGAACACGGCTTTGCCGTGGCCGAAGCGCTGGCGGAAGAACTGAACCTGCAACTCCCCGAACAACCCTGGCATACCCAGCGCGACCGGCTGGTGGAGTTTGCCAGCCTGCTCGGCCTGATCGCCGGCAGCCTCGGCAAGCTCGGCCGCGACCTCAGCCTGCTGATGCAGACCGAGGCCGGCGAAGTCTTCGAGCCATCCGCACCGGGCAAGGGCGGTTCCTCCACCATGCCGCACAAGCGCAATCCGGTGGGTGCTGCGGTGCTGATCGGCGCGGCCACCCGCGCGCCGGGATTGGTCTCGACGCTGTTCTCCGCCATGCCGCAGGAGCACGAACGCAGCCTCGGCCTGTGGCACGCCGAATGGGAAAGCCTGCCGGAGCTGTGCTGTCTGGTTTCAGGCGCGTTGCAGCAGGCGCTGCTCCTGGTGCCGGGCCTGGAGGTCGACGCCGAGCGCATGCTGGCGAACCTCGACCTCACCCGTGGTCTGGTGCTCGCCGAAGCGGTGAGCATCGCCCTGGCCCGGCGCATCGGCCGCGATGCCTCCCATCATCTGGTGGAGCAATGCTGCAAGCAGGCGGTGAAGGAGGGCGCGCACCTGCGCACGGTGCTCGGTGCCAACGCCGAAGTCGTCGCCCAACTGAATGCCGAGGAACTGGATCGTCTGCTCGATCCCGTCCATTACCTGGGCCAGGCGCGCCGCTGGGTCGAACGCGCTCTGGCCGAACACCAAGAACTGTCTTTGCGATAA
- a CDS encoding 3-hydroxybutyrate dehydrogenase, which translates to MTLKGKTALVTGSTSGIGLGIAARLAQAGANVVVNGFGDIDAAVRELSVHGTRIGHHGADMAQPEQIAEMIAYVEREFGGLDILVNNAGIQHVAALEDFPVERWNAIIAINLSSVFHTTRLALPGMRQRGWGRILNIASTHGLVASAGKSAYVAAKHGVIGLTKTTALETATTGITCNAICPGWVLTPLVQQQIDARIAAGASPEQARHDLLAEKQPSLDFVTAEQLGELALFLCSEAAAQVRGAAWNMDGGWVAQ; encoded by the coding sequence ATGACACTCAAGGGCAAGACCGCACTGGTCACCGGCTCCACCAGCGGCATCGGTCTGGGCATCGCTGCGCGCCTCGCGCAGGCGGGCGCCAATGTGGTGGTCAACGGCTTCGGCGACATCGACGCGGCCGTGCGCGAGCTGTCGGTGCACGGCACGCGCATCGGCCACCACGGCGCGGACATGGCGCAACCCGAGCAGATCGCCGAGATGATCGCCTACGTCGAGCGCGAATTCGGCGGCCTCGACATCCTGGTCAACAACGCCGGCATCCAACACGTCGCGGCCCTGGAGGATTTCCCCGTGGAGCGCTGGAACGCGATCATCGCCATCAACCTCTCCTCGGTGTTCCACACCACCCGGCTGGCGCTGCCGGGCATGCGCCAGCGCGGCTGGGGGCGCATCCTCAACATCGCCTCGACCCACGGCCTGGTCGCCTCGGCCGGCAAGAGCGCCTACGTGGCCGCCAAACACGGAGTGATCGGCCTGACCAAGACCACCGCCCTGGAAACCGCCACCACCGGCATTACCTGCAACGCCATCTGCCCCGGCTGGGTGCTGACGCCACTGGTGCAGCAGCAGATCGACGCGCGCATCGCCGCCGGCGCCAGCCCCGAACAGGCGCGCCACGACCTGCTGGCGGAGAAGCAGCCGTCGCTGGACTTCGTCACCGCCGAACAGCTCGGCGAGCTGGCGCTATTCTTGTGTTCTGAAGCTGCCGCCCAGGTCCGCGGCGCCGCCTGGAACATGGATGGCGGCTGGGTCGCCCAGTGA
- the catA gene encoding catechol 1,2-dioxygenase encodes MTVKISQTADIQTFFEEASGALNDQGNPRVKSLVLRILQDTAKLIEDMNVTPDEFWKAVDYLNRLGARQEAGLVVAGLGIEHYLDLLLDAQDAAVGIEGGTPRTIEGPLYVAGAPLSEGEARMDDGQDAGTVMFLSGRVFDLDGKPLAGAVVDLWHANTNGTYSYFDSTQSEFNLRRRIVTDAEGRYQARSIVPSGYGCPPDGPTQELLNQLGRHGQRPAHIHFFISAPGHRHLTTQINLAGDQYLWDDFAYATRDGLIGEVRFVEDADAAKARGVEGRFAEIEFDFQLQQAVSADAEDRSNRPRALQQA; translated from the coding sequence ATGACCGTGAAGATTTCCCAGACTGCCGATATCCAGACCTTCTTCGAAGAAGCCAGCGGCGCCTTGAACGACCAGGGCAATCCGCGCGTGAAGAGCCTCGTCCTGCGCATCCTGCAGGACACCGCGAAGCTCATCGAAGACATGAACGTCACCCCGGATGAGTTCTGGAAAGCCGTGGACTACCTCAACCGCCTGGGCGCGCGTCAGGAAGCCGGCCTGGTGGTCGCCGGCCTGGGCATCGAGCACTACCTCGACCTGCTGCTGGACGCACAGGACGCAGCGGTCGGCATCGAAGGCGGCACCCCGCGCACCATCGAAGGCCCGCTGTACGTGGCCGGCGCGCCGCTGTCCGAAGGCGAAGCGCGGATGGACGATGGCCAGGATGCGGGCACCGTGATGTTCCTCTCCGGCCGCGTGTTCGACCTCGACGGCAAGCCGCTGGCCGGCGCCGTGGTCGACCTCTGGCACGCCAACACCAACGGCACCTACTCGTACTTCGACAGCACCCAGTCCGAATTCAACCTGCGCCGGCGCATCGTCACCGACGCCGAAGGCCGTTACCAAGCGCGCAGCATCGTGCCCAGCGGCTACGGCTGCCCGCCGGACGGCCCGACCCAGGAGCTGCTCAACCAGCTCGGCCGCCACGGCCAGCGCCCGGCGCACATCCACTTCTTCATCTCCGCGCCGGGCCATCGCCACCTGACCACGCAGATCAACCTGGCCGGCGACCAATACCTGTGGGACGACTTCGCCTACGCCACCCGTGACGGGCTGATCGGCGAGGTGCGTTTCGTCGAGGACGCCGATGCGGCCAAGGCACGCGGCGTGGAAGGGCGTTTTGCCGAGATCGAGTTCGACTTCCAGCTGCAGCAGGCGGTTTCCGCCGACGCGGAAGACCGCAGCAATCGCCCCCGCGCCTTGCAGCAAGCCTGA
- the pcaC gene encoding 4-carboxymuconolactone decarboxylase, which translates to MDEKERYEAGMQVRRAVLGDAHVDRSLQKRNAFNEEFQEMITRHAWGDIWTRPGLPRHTRSLITIAMLIGMNREGELKLHLRAARNNGVTREEIKEVLLQSAIYCGIPAANATFHLAEAVWDELGTESLDE; encoded by the coding sequence ATGGACGAAAAAGAACGCTACGAAGCCGGCATGCAGGTGCGCCGCGCGGTGCTGGGCGATGCCCACGTCGACCGTAGCCTGCAGAAGCGCAACGCCTTCAACGAAGAGTTCCAGGAAATGATCACCCGCCATGCCTGGGGTGACATCTGGACCCGCCCCGGCCTGCCGCGCCACACCCGCAGCCTGATCACCATCGCCATGCTGATCGGCATGAACCGCGAGGGTGAACTCAAGCTGCACCTGCGCGCCGCGCGCAACAATGGCGTGACCCGCGAGGAGATCAAGGAAGTGCTGCTGCAGAGCGCGATCTACTGCGGCATCCCCGCCGCCAACGCCACCTTCCACCTCGCCGAGGCGGTGTGGGACGAGCTTGGTACCGAGTCGCTGGACGAGTAA
- a CDS encoding GntP family permease, whose translation MSVVIALAALALLMLAAYRGYSVILFAPIAALLAVLLTDPSAVAPAFTGVFMEKMVGFVKLYFPVFLLGAVFGKLIELSGFSRSIVSAAIRLLGTSQAMLVIVLVCALLTYGGVSLFVVVFAVYPFAAEMFRQSNIPKRLIPATIALGAFSFTMDALPGTPQIQNIIPTAFFNTTGWAAPWLGVIGSLFVFAVGMLFLRRQAGKARAAGEGYGNELRNEPETADDMKLPNPLLALSPLVLVGVANLLFTHWIPQVYGKTHSLQLAGMAAPVASDVAKLTGIWAVQAALLLGILLVLVTSFAVIRSKIAEGSKTAVSGALLAAMNTASEYGFGAVIASLPGFLVLADALKKIPDPLINEAITVTTLAGITGSASGGMSIALAAMSEQFIAAAHAANIPLEVLHRVAAMASGGMDTLPHNGAVITLLAVTGLTHREAYKDIFAITLIKTLAVFVVIGTFYATGIV comes from the coding sequence ATGAGCGTGGTCATCGCCCTAGCGGCCCTCGCCCTGCTGATGCTCGCCGCCTACCGCGGCTACAGCGTGATCCTCTTCGCCCCCATCGCCGCACTGCTGGCGGTGCTGCTGACCGATCCTTCCGCCGTCGCCCCGGCCTTCACCGGGGTGTTCATGGAGAAGATGGTCGGCTTCGTCAAACTCTACTTCCCGGTGTTCCTGCTCGGCGCGGTGTTCGGCAAGCTGATCGAGCTGTCGGGCTTCTCCCGCTCCATCGTCTCCGCGGCCATCCGCCTGCTCGGCACCAGCCAGGCGATGCTGGTGATCGTGCTGGTCTGCGCCTTGCTCACCTACGGCGGCGTGTCGCTGTTCGTGGTGGTGTTCGCGGTCTACCCGTTCGCCGCCGAGATGTTCCGCCAGAGCAACATCCCCAAGCGGCTGATCCCGGCAACCATCGCCCTGGGCGCGTTCAGCTTCACCATGGACGCCCTGCCCGGCACGCCGCAGATCCAGAACATCATCCCCACTGCCTTCTTCAACACCACCGGCTGGGCCGCGCCCTGGCTGGGCGTGATCGGTAGCCTGTTCGTGTTCGCCGTGGGCATGCTGTTCCTCCGCCGCCAGGCCGGCAAGGCGCGCGCCGCCGGTGAAGGCTACGGCAACGAACTGCGCAACGAGCCGGAAACCGCCGACGACATGAAGTTACCCAACCCGCTGCTGGCGCTCTCGCCGCTGGTGCTGGTGGGCGTCGCCAACCTGCTGTTCACCCACTGGATTCCCCAGGTCTACGGCAAGACCCACAGCCTGCAACTGGCCGGCATGGCCGCGCCGGTGGCCAGCGACGTGGCCAAGCTGACCGGCATCTGGGCGGTGCAGGCGGCGCTGCTGCTGGGCATCCTGCTGGTGTTGGTCACGAGCTTCGCGGTGATCCGCAGCAAGATCGCCGAGGGCAGCAAGACCGCTGTTTCCGGCGCGCTGCTGGCGGCCATGAACACCGCCTCGGAATACGGCTTCGGCGCGGTGATCGCATCCTTGCCGGGCTTCCTGGTACTGGCCGACGCACTGAAGAAGATTCCCGATCCGCTGATCAACGAGGCCATCACCGTCACCACCCTGGCCGGCATCACCGGCTCGGCGTCGGGTGGCATGAGCATCGCCCTGGCGGCCATGTCCGAGCAGTTCATCGCCGCCGCGCACGCCGCCAACATCCCGCTGGAGGTGCTGCACCGGGTCGCGGCCATGGCGTCCGGTGGCATGGACACCCTGCCGCACAACGGCGCGGTGATCACCCTGCTCGCGGTCACCGGCCTGACCCACCGCGAAGCCTACAAGGACATCTTCGCCATCACCCTGATCAAGACCCTCGCGGTGTTCGTGGTGATAGGGACCTTCTACGCCACCGGAATCGTATAA
- a CDS encoding acetoacetate--CoA ligase yields MNQALWSPSPERIAATCMDAFRRKVAEQHGLDLPDYAALHAWSIAEREAFWLAIVDTFGVQFHEAPAAVLEEGPEMPDARWFPGATLNFAEHLLRRRDHKPALIAISEDERREVISHAELAAQVAGLQRALREAGVGVGDRVAAFMPNTWQTVVGMLATTSLGATWSSCSPDFGTQGVIDRFGQIEPKVLIACAGYRYAGKVLDLTAKLNEILAQLPSLEQLLIVPYANSHARRTDLQTPARISLWQDFFHSGGEPVFTPVPFDHPLYILYSSGTTGVPKCIVHGAGGVLLQHLKEHGLHVDLGQDDTLFYYTTCGWMMWNWLVSGLAVGATLVLYDGSPFHPGPERLMDLIDAEHISVFGTSAKYIAALEKANVRPRLTHSLERLKTILSTGSPLAHESFDYIYRDVKTDLCLSSISGGTDIVSCFSLGNPTAPVWRGELQCKGLGMAVEVWGEAGKPVHGEKGELVCVKHFPSIPVGFWNDENNEKFLDAYFATFPGVWAHGDYAEETEHGGLVIHGRSDAVLNPGGVRIGTAEIYRQVEKIEQVLESIAIGQDWQGDVRVVLFVRLREGVDLDETLQERIRQTIRSNTTPRHVPAKILAVTDIPRTISGKIVELAVRNVVHGQPVKNTDALANPQALELFRDRKELES; encoded by the coding sequence ATGAACCAGGCGCTCTGGAGCCCTTCCCCCGAACGCATCGCCGCCACCTGCATGGACGCCTTCCGCCGCAAGGTCGCCGAGCAGCACGGGCTCGACCTGCCCGACTATGCCGCCCTGCACGCCTGGAGCATCGCCGAGCGCGAGGCCTTCTGGCTGGCCATCGTCGACACCTTCGGCGTGCAGTTCCACGAGGCGCCCGCGGCGGTGCTCGAGGAAGGCCCGGAAATGCCCGATGCGCGCTGGTTCCCCGGCGCCACCCTGAACTTCGCCGAACACCTACTGCGCCGCCGAGACCACAAGCCGGCGCTGATCGCCATCAGCGAGGACGAACGTCGCGAGGTCATCAGCCACGCCGAACTGGCCGCCCAGGTCGCCGGCCTGCAGCGCGCCCTGCGCGAAGCCGGCGTGGGCGTCGGCGACCGCGTCGCGGCCTTCATGCCCAACACCTGGCAGACCGTGGTCGGCATGCTCGCCACCACCAGCCTCGGCGCGACCTGGTCGAGCTGCTCGCCGGACTTCGGCACCCAGGGCGTGATCGACCGCTTCGGCCAGATCGAGCCCAAGGTGCTGATCGCCTGCGCCGGCTACCGCTACGCCGGCAAGGTCCTGGACCTGACTGCCAAGCTCAACGAAATCCTCGCCCAGCTGCCGAGCCTGGAACAGTTGCTGATCGTCCCCTACGCCAACAGCCATGCGCGCCGCACGGACCTCCAGACGCCGGCGCGGATCAGCCTCTGGCAGGACTTCTTCCACAGCGGCGGCGAGCCCGTGTTCACCCCGGTGCCCTTCGACCACCCGCTGTACATCCTCTATTCCTCCGGCACCACCGGCGTGCCCAAGTGCATCGTGCATGGTGCTGGCGGCGTACTGCTGCAGCACTTGAAGGAACACGGCCTGCACGTCGACCTGGGGCAGGACGACACGCTGTTCTACTACACCACCTGCGGCTGGATGATGTGGAACTGGCTGGTCTCGGGCCTCGCCGTCGGCGCCACGCTGGTGCTGTACGACGGCTCGCCGTTCCACCCCGGCCCGGAACGGCTGATGGACCTGATCGACGCCGAGCACATCAGTGTTTTCGGCACCAGCGCGAAGTACATCGCCGCGCTGGAAAAGGCCAATGTGCGCCCGCGCCTGACCCATTCCCTGGAACGACTGAAGACGATCCTCTCCACCGGATCACCGCTGGCCCATGAGAGCTTCGACTACATCTACCGCGACGTGAAGACCGACCTCTGCCTGTCGTCGATTTCCGGCGGCACCGACATCGTTTCGTGTTTCTCCCTCGGCAACCCGACGGCGCCGGTATGGCGCGGCGAGCTGCAATGCAAGGGCCTGGGCATGGCGGTGGAAGTCTGGGGCGAGGCTGGCAAACCGGTGCACGGCGAGAAAGGCGAGCTGGTCTGTGTGAAGCACTTCCCGTCGATCCCGGTGGGTTTCTGGAACGACGAGAACAACGAGAAATTCCTCGATGCCTACTTCGCCACCTTCCCCGGCGTCTGGGCCCACGGCGACTACGCAGAGGAAACCGAACACGGCGGCCTGGTGATCCACGGCCGCTCCGACGCCGTGCTCAACCCCGGCGGCGTGCGCATCGGCACCGCGGAAATCTACCGCCAGGTGGAGAAGATCGAACAGGTGCTGGAATCCATCGCCATCGGCCAGGACTGGCAGGGCGACGTGCGCGTGGTGCTGTTCGTGCGCCTGCGCGAAGGCGTTGATCTCGATGAAACGCTGCAGGAACGCATCCGCCAGACCATCCGCAGCAACACCACGCCGCGCCACGTGCCGGCGAAGATACTTGCGGTGACGGATATCCCCCGCACCATCAGCGGCAAGATCGTCGAACTGGCGGTGCGCAACGTCGTACACGGCCAACCGGTGAAGAACACCGATGCGCTGGCCAATCCGCAGGCGCTGGAGTTGTTCAGGGATCGGAAGGAGCTGGAGAGCTGA